A segment of the Hemicordylus capensis ecotype Gifberg chromosome 6, rHemCap1.1.pri, whole genome shotgun sequence genome:
TTCCGCAGTGGCCCGCCGAGAAGCCCCCTGGCAAGAGCCGAGGGGGGCGGGCTGCTCTCCTGCTGCCGCCTGCCCCAGGGATTCAGAGGCCTCCTTCCTGAGGCTGGAGGGAGGCTATAGCCAGCAaccagtagccactgacagacttgccctccatgaatctgcctaagccccttttaaagccatccaagccagtggacatcaccacatctggtggcagagaattccattgattagtTACACActctgtggaaaaggccaaggccgggatgacccctggttctagtgttgtgagagagggaggaaatgtCTTGTCCACCCTTTCTGCTCCATGCCTAAATTTATACACCTCTGACATGTCTGCCCAGTCACCCCTTTTCCAAAGTAAGGAGCCCCCGACgctgcagcctagcctcataaagaagctgctccagccccctgatcatcttggtggcccaCTTCTGTACtgtctccagttctataatggcCTTTTTGtgttatggtgaccagaactgtacacatgtGGCCATACCAcagatttgtttaagggcattatccAACACAGTCAGTCTGTGATCAGCTCAGAAAGGTGAAATGTACGCTTGGGCCGTTTGGGGAAAGGATGCAAAGTAAAGCTGCTGATATTTTTACTTTGTAGTAGACATCTGTGGCTctgcctgtggggggggggggggctctgcttcCCTTGCTCTGCAGCTGAAGCCTCTGGAGTCAGGGTGCAGTGCTTCGGTGTTCCACCAAACAAAGCCAGACAGGCCTCTTCACCACCCCCCACTCTGATCTTACGGTCTCCCTGCTTTCCAAAGTTCCCTCAAAGTAGTTTTACAAAcagagcaaagagataccttttaaagggGCAGACCCTTTACTATttaggaggaggaaagcaacttCTTGGAAAGTAAACATTCATGGAAAAGCTGCCTCTGCACCCAGCAAACGCTCCTCTCCGTGTGAGGCCCCTGGCGGTTGCTGGCTCCTGGCTTGGGTGTGCTTTGGGGATGGGCCCCCCCTCCTTTGCATTCCCCTTGCGACAGAGACTGCTCTTAGGACTGGCCCCCAACTGGCAGCGTGCCCATATTGGCGGGAGTCCGCCGAAGGCCCTGCTGGCTCTTGGACCGACGGGGGAAATCCCTGCAGCATTTGCTCCTGGAAGAGAGCTGCTGGTTTCCGCGGCAGGGGAAGCGCTGCTCCGCTGGGGGGAGGCGGCTGGCAGGCGGGAGTGCAGGTGCGGGGCTGGCACTTGTGGGCCACggggctccccactcccccagtgcCGCTCCTGCCGCGGCCCAGAGGACTCCCGGCAGGCAGCAGGAGAGGCCGGCACCCTGCGTTGAAGCAGGGGGTGCTCCAGGGAAGGGGCACTTTGGCCACTGGTTTGGGGGAAATGCCCGCCCTTCGGAAAGAAGCCACCCTGTAGGAAGGCCCCCCGCGCctggctgccacagcagcatcaaGGCCCGTGGAAATGGTCGGCTCTCTCCAAAGCACCGCCAAGGAGAGACTCCGGCTCCCCCAGCAGCAAGGCCCGCGTGCAGCAGCCCTGCGGAGCCGAGCTCGTCCAGCTAGGCTGCAGCCCCCAACGTTTTGGTGTcccggagggggcgggggggtgctctcaagggtgggggggtgcactTCCCCTTCCCGCCGGCGCTCCACTagcaaagcccctcggggtggcagcgttcctctctgccgccccgcTGCCCTCACCGGCCAGAAGTGCCAggcacgcatgtgcccgttgcATGAGCGCACCTGCCCGTCTGCCGCACATGTGCCCGCCTGCCATGCACGCACATCCGGTACTTCTGGCTGATGGGGacgacggggcggcagggaggtacgctgccaccccgaggggctttgctacaacagagtgccggcgggggaaacgtgcacccccctgcccttaagggaattaaccccccccgccgccccttgAATGGTTCCGGCCACATCCCTACGCCCAGCTTCCTCCCCCCCCGTTCCTCCCaagaaagaaaagaggccttTGCAGCCTCCGGGGCTCAGGGCGCGTCCCTCAGCGGCCTCCGCTCCCCtcacagttgggggggggggagtgccgaGCTGCGCCCAGGGCAGGCCCCGAAGGGGGTGAGCTCAGTGAGGAATCGGGGGTCCAAGAAGCCGCCGTTTTTATTCCAAGCcagaatctcctcctcctcctcctccccccatcaGCCCCCTCTATAAGCGGGAGGGGGGCTCCAGCGTCCCAGCCGCGAGGCCTCATTTCTTCTTCTGGACGTGGGCGCAGTCGTACTTGCCGCGCACCACCTTGAGCTTGACCCCCGGCAGGTCCTGGGTCCTCCCGCCCTCCACCAGGACGATGTTGTGCTCTTGCAGGTTGTGCCCTTCGCCCGGGATGAAGCAGGTCGCCTCCTTGCCGGTGCTGAGCCGCACGCGGGCACACTTGCGGTTGGCCGAGTTGGGCTTCTTGGGCTTGCGGATCAGGGTCTTGAGCACCACCCCCTTGAGCTGGGGCCGGCCGGCGGTGGGGCCCGGCTTGGGCGGAGGCCGCTGGGGCCGGCCCAGGCGGTGCAGCTGGTTGAGGGTGGCCATGCCGGAGCCCGGAGGAGGATGCTCGGCAGGGAGGCGGGCGCGGAGGAGGGGGCCGGCTCCTGCGGGGAGAGGGCCACGTCAGagggccagcccccccccccagcggggTGCCCGCCCCCCAGCCCAGGCCACACGCCCTGCGGCGGGAGAGCGGGCCagcgggcggcggcggcctcaGGCAGAGCCTTACCCCAGCGCAGAGGAGAAGCCAGCGCCCTCAGCAGCCCCGCGCAGGCCatcctggccggggggggggaggttggtcACAGCTCACCGGCACCCGAAGCCtgcggggaggaggagaagcggacCTGGAGAGCAGCCGAGCACCGTcccaggaggaggggggggcaaGAGGTCTCTCTTCCTCCGGTGCAGGACCCCCAGTGCGGGGCCCAGCCTTGCTCAGCTCTGCATGCAGCGCCTCCCACTTCAAGCCCGGAGGGGAAGACGCCTGccgggagggctgctgccagtcagagcatcCCAGCCAGAGGAGACTGCTTCCCACCTCCCGGGCCCCCGAGCTCAGCTGCCCcgcgtgggggggggtgtccccagCTCGTCTCTGGGGGAGGACGACCAGCGGCATGGCAGGAAGGGACCCCGCTCGCGCACGGCCTCCCGCGTCTCCCCGCTGCTTGCCCGGCGCCCAGAAGGACCCCCCAGCCGCCTCGAGCTCCTGCCTGCAATGGAGCCTCCACGCCCGGGAGCAGTCTACCTGCTGCAAAGGGCAGCGCGGGAAGGCAGGCTGAGCCCGCCCCGGCCTGGATCAGCGAAGAAGCGCCTCCCGACACCGGAAAGCGGGCTGGAGgcttctcctgcctgcctgcctgccccggGCACTCACCTGGCGGGAGCGCGGTCCGTCCCCTccgcagcagggagggaggaatagAGGACCCGAGGGCCTGCCCCGGTTGGCCAGCAGAGCCGCCCCTCAAGCGTCTCCTCTTCCGATTGGAGCGCCGGCCGGGGAGGCGGGGAAAGCCTCTTTCCTTTGAACTACGATTGGGCGAGGTGAGGCAGGAGGCGGGGCGTGAGTGAGCATAGAGACGAAGCCTAGAGGGGCCAGCAAGCAAAATTTGTCTCCTCCTAGTATACTCAGGCCACCTGGCCTCGTAGACCTAAGAAGCACGTCTGTCTAAGGCAGAATCTCACTacgtggtcgccaagagtcggcACAGACTGGAcggcaatcaatcagtcagtcaaccCTACAAGACAGGTAGCGAACTAGTCTGAGTGAGGAGCAGCGGGAGCCCCGGTGTTAATGCCGGGCGCTCCTCTCCAAAACGAACTCGGCATTCAGCCGCGCCGGAAAGTGGGGCGATCTGTGCCTCTGCGCGTGCGCTGTCCTTTTTCTCTCAGAGATACGAAAAGGCGAGAGTGACGGGCCTCAGGCCCAAAGAGGTCATTTCCAAGCCATCATGATAATCAGCTCCTTTAAGTCTTGTGAGAGCCAGGAAAAAGCCGTCGTTGCCCAAAGGAATCCTCGGGAAAGGCCAGGGCAGGCCCTTGGGCCCTCTCCACACACCTTCAGTAGGaatgcctctccctctctcaaccTCTGGCTAgggttaagaacagaagaacagccctgctggatcaggcccaagaaggcccatcaagtccagcatcctgtttcgcacagtggcccaccagatgccgctagaagttGGGGTtattcatcccaatgtgcatcactttacacttgccagcactgaactgcatttgccactttgtcacccactcccccagtttggagagatccttttggagctgctcacaatccattttggatttcactacccgaaagagtttgggatcatctgcaaatgtgtccaccttgctgcttactcctgcttctagatcatttatgaataaattaaaaagcaccagtcccagttcagatccctgggggaccccacttcttacttccctccattgtgaaaactctccatttatacctaccctctgtttcctgtccttcaaccagttagcaatccacacgtgtacttgtccccttttcccatgactgcgaagtttcctcaggagtctttgatgaggaattttgtcgaaagctttttggaagtccaagtatacgatgtcaactggatcaccttgatccacacactcgttgacactctcaaagaactccaaaaggtttgtgaggcaagatgtctctttgcagaagccatgctggttctctcccagcaaggcctgttcttttatgtgctttacagttttatccttgaggatgctttccatcaatttgcctggaaaggatgttaagctaactggcctgtaatttcccatatcgcccctggatccctttttgaaaattggtgttaaatTGGCTACTCTCCcctcctctggtacagaacctgattgaagggataagttatatactttagcaaggaggttggcaatttcacatttgggttccttgaggattcttggatggatgccatctggctctggcaatctgcttgttttcagtttttccagacagtttagaacattatctcctatctgactcagttctttagcctccatccccgaaattatcactttgcatttctttccccagagtttgtgctcctttctgttctcctcatttgggcaggccttccaaattcagaaggaagtcttcttcctttttatggcttccttgatggtagccatgctggcatcttcctggacttagtggtacttttcctcctttggggtatacattctaactcggcttccagtattgtggttttgagtaaactccatgcactctggagcgaagtgactgtcctgattttccctttcagctttcttttcaccatactcatttgggagaagtttcctcttctgaaattcaaagtgtctgtgttagacttccttggtgattctctccccacatgtatgctgaatttgattgcactatggtcactgttccctaaaggggcgatgacactgacatcacgcaccaggtcctgggtgccactcagaattaagtccaaggtcgccatctctctggttggttccaagaccaactgttctagggcacagtcattcagcgtatctagaaatctgacctctttgtcattacgtgactgtgaatttacctagtctatgtgtgggtaattgaagtcacccatgattacagccctgcctctccttgacccctccctgatttcctcctgcaactcccagtcactgtcggcattttgatccggagggcgatagcacgtccccagtagcacgttccctttccggccttgtattgtcacccacagggtttctgtggaggactccagtccacctaggttttctaccttgctagcttctatcccttctttaacatgcagtgctactccacctccaaggtgcccctccctgacctttctttagtttatatccagggaaaAGAGTGTCCCACCGATTCTCACGGTTCCACCATGttcctgttatgcccactatgtctatttctgtgttcgcaaccaagcactccagctcacccatctcagcacagaggcttctggcattggcatataagcacctatccgctgaatctctcacctgatgtgtgctacTGTATCTTTCAActctgaccagctggcacaggctcccgtctgctcttttgttttatctgaatcctttgcaccctcacaatttaaaggatggcttttgccgaacgggatactgcccagctcccatcggctgttccccggcgttatttaaaaagctgctctgcaacctttttgattttaagcgccagcagtctggttccatcttggttcaagtgcagctcgtcccttttgtacaggccttgcttgccccaaaatgtgtcccagtgcctaacaaatctaaacccctcctcccggcaccaccctctcatccatgcattgaaacccctcagctctgtctgtctcactgtacctgcgcatggaacaggtagcatttctgagaatgctaccttgggtgtcctggacttcaatacactacctatcagcctaaatttggcttccaggacctcccaactacatttccctacatcgttggtgccgacatgcaccacgacagctgtctcctccccagcactgcctaagagcctgtctagacgccacatgatgtccgcaaccttcgcaccaggcaggcaagtcaccgtgcggtcaacacgcgggtcacaaacccatctctctatccctctaatgatcgaatcacccactataaggcggcccccaccccccggagaagtatcccctgtgcaagaagatatgggctcatcatccacggaaggggtcccttctaaaggagcatttccctcttgctcagaccgatgtcctccttgcccaagactttcattctccctgacagcagaggagctaccagccctggagtgggaagcctctatcacatccctgaaggtctcatccacatgtctctctgtctctctgagcttctccagaactgccaccttggtctcgagggaacgaacttgttccctgagagccaggagctccttgcaccgagcacatacccatgacttctgcccatggggcaaatagtcatacatgtggcactctgtgcaatactctgggaagtgccccctcccctgctgactttctatcttcataactgtccaaacagcctttcccaagaatatgagggagggttgtgtacttaccttctcttctccaccagcctccttgtgatcgcaggggcttgttccaggctcccccgcacacttcccgctgaactcccacaaaactccaatcTCCTGTTTGCTAtatctgtttgctatgctctcaggccttcacctcttaagTAGAGAGTAGGcgtcaaactgagacacaggatgtggctcagaggaatgtggggcctcccacagccctagctgactccaggaagggacaaacaaaaactggatgccacaggagtttgctagccctggcaaacacacacacacacacacacacacacacacacacacacacacacacacacagactaggacttatcccttaaagagaaaccagcctctcaaaatctcccctcctcttgttagttagtttgaaggggggaaaggcttgatgttgttctgtttagaaaagcttgctcacctcctgaagctgcttctgctcttcccagagtaggcttcaaactcccGGAAGTTAACGTTTCCAGCCtggctgtaatggcctttgggcTGCCTGGTGGGGAGAGGCGCCCTTTGCCCATTCTTTCTTTGAACACATCCCACTTCCCCCTGAAGCCCTCCATGAGGGAGGGGCCGGTCCTGGGCCTTCCTGCACCCACAGATCCAGGCCAGGTGGGGGAAGAGGCTGGGGAGTCTGCCTCCTCGGCACTGCCCACAAGGGGGTTCTCTCCTCGAGTCACCCGTAAAGGCAGATTTCAAGGCCACATGAGATGCTCTTGGGAACATGCAGGCAGACTGTGGCAATCTCCAAAgccagctggggcggggggcagggccagCGGGCTCCTAGTTGGGGGGGGCCttcagcactctgcttccaatcacccccccccccccccgtgggcagCAAGGGCAGAGAACGGAGGACAGAAGAAGAAACCCACTTCCACCTGCTGGGCCGAATCATTCCAGCTGCAGAATCAGTTTCCCTTGCTAGAGAATTTTGgctgggcttggggggggggggattagtgcATTTGTTTAGCCCTTCAAAAGCAAAGGCTGCTCCAAGGCAGTTAAGTCCCGGCAGAGGCGCTCCGTAGCCCAGCTTGCTGCCCCGCTGAAGACCAACTGGAGCGGGTCCCGCCTTTGCACCTCTCCCCATCCCAGCTCTGAAGGGGGGCTGCCCAGCTCAGCCTTTCCAGCCCCCTCCCGGAGATGCCCCACAAGCACAGCAGGGAGTGGGCTGcaagggaagcccacaggcaggggggcCACAGCCCAGGCACCCACTGCTGGCAGGGGGCTCCCCCAACCCCTGGGCGCCGGCTCCGCTTCCCCCTTCAGAAAGGCTCTCGGGGAGCACGACTGTTGCCAACCCACAAAGcggctccccacccccgccagtggGTGCACACGCAGACCGAGCACCTCTGCCGCCCACTGGGCTGCTTTAAGAGGCAGCACTGGTGGGAGGGGCAAGAGCAGCCTCCCCCGTGCTTCAAGATACCCCCCCCCCTgcacctccaaactggttcagaggttgGCCTGTAAGAGGTCCTCTCCGGACGGGTCTGTGCACCTCCCTAGTAGGGACCGAGGAGGCTGCCTTGCTCCGTCTCGCTCAGAACTGCtcacgcagactggcagcggccctccgaggtgtccagcagagaagagcctttcccagccctgcctgcaccACCGGGCCTGGggccgtctgcatgcaagcagctgctctCCCGGGGGGGGCGTCCCCTGCAGGGAGTGCAGCCACCTCCCCGGCCTCTTTCCCAGCAGAGCCAGCCCCCCCACAGGGAGTCCACTCGCTTTCCTTCACAGTTTGGGTTTAATTGGAAAATAAGCACGTGTCAGCCGTGGACAGAGCCCCCGCCCAATGCCGGAGGGCCCCGGCCCAGCCACCCCAGGAGCTCAAGCCCTTTGCCACAGTGTgacccccccgccacacacacaaacaccccccccctctctttctccattTAGGCACCACAAGTAGGCAAGACCAGAGCTCTGTCCTGGCAGGGGGGCACCTCCAGTTCACTGGCAGAGGGAGCCCCATTCGAGGGGCGTGCAAGTCGCCCACCCACAGGAGGCTGTCTGTGCCAGGCACGACTCTCCCAGGcgagcagaagcagcagggacGCGGGCCCGGCAGCTCCGAGGCCTCCGCACCGCTGgggccccccggggggggggtgtcagctgCTGGAGAGATGCCTGCGCCCCCCGGGAATGCTTGGCCCGCTCCTCGCCCCACAGCCCACGCCGGGGAAGCCGCAGGCTCCAGTCCGTGGCAGCGGCGGCACTATCTGCGGTAGACGGTGAAGGCCACAAAGCTgaagaccagggtgaggcctgccAGGCAGGTGGTGGCTGTGGCGGTGAAGACGTGGCGGTACTGCAGCTGGAAGTACCAGAGGGCCCCCAGCATCAGCACGAAGAGCGGCACCATCAGGCTGCCCACATTGAGGGCGGCGTGGGCAGCGTCCGTGTGGGCAGCAGTGCCATGTGGGCCGCCAGCCGGCACCGGGGGCGATCGGTGCTGCGAGACGTGGCAGTGGAGCACGCTGTTGTGGGTGAGATGCAGGGCGGCCAGCGTCTGCGAATCGTCCCGAAGCAGCTGCCCCTGGTAGATCAGGCGCACCAACTGCTCCTGGCCGGGGAAGTGAGccctggatgggagggggggggagagggagggggggggcaaCAGGATCACGTCTGGCCCCAGCTGCACCACTCCAGACGCCGCCGAGACTCAGAGAACCCCCACCGGGGCCAGGCCCTGGCGCCAACTCCCAGCAGCTGCCCCTCAAGTCACCTGGGCGGGCTCCTCAGACAGAAGTCAGGAGGCAAGGGCTGTATGCGCCATCTAGCctcacccagagagagagagagagagaaagggggggaggCTCTCCATGGCAAGCAGGTCCGGGTCTGTGGAACAGAGAGGTGCCAGGGAAAGTCACCCACCCCAGCACAAGAGCAGCCTAAGGAACTCTCGGCTACTGCATAGGACCCGCGAGTTACCCTCGGCAAGATTCACACCGCAGCGGAGACCGGCAtgcttggcctggcctggcgCCTTTTGcccagggcggggaggggggaggcagcaaaggagaaaaGGCCCCCACTGGAGAGCAAGCCTGCAGCCTCTGCGAGAGCGGGAAGGGAGGCCTTGCGTGGGGCAggccgccgctgccaccaagcCCCTTCCCCACGCCTCACCTCTTCAGGGCTCCCACCGTGTCCTCGGGGCGCGTGCGGGCCAGGCGCTCCGTGTCGTTCAGGAACTTCAGCCTCAAGACGATGGTGTTGTCTGTCGGGGAGCTTTCAGCACTGGGGCCTTCGGGGGGCGGGAAGGGCTGCTGGGGGCTGCTGGGACTCGTCCTGTGCCGGAGGTCCCCAGACAGGCCGCccggccccccagcccccccggCCGGCTCTCCTTCCTCCTTGACCTGCCGCACGCCGGAGACCGGCGCAGCCGCCGCCCTGTCCTCCCGCAGAGCCTCTGCCCGCAACTGCCCTGCGGCCCGCGGCGGGGAGGCGGTGGCAAGGAGAGGGTCGGCTCCCCGCTCCCTGGTGTGTGTCGAGAACCAGGCGAGAACCAGCACCGCCAGCACCGCCAGCAGTCCAAAGAGGATGGTCACTTCGTCCCCCACGCCTTCAATCAGAGCCATGGCCGAGCTCGCCAGcctggggagggcagagaagggggcagtgagcggggaggGGCCCCCAGCCCCAGAGGACACGGCAGGCCCCCACGTCCCAAGGCTGCAGCTGGCCACATGCGGCCCGGGACTGACCCGGAAGGGCAGAGAGTGCTGCCAGGTCACTGTGCCCGGAGGGCACCCGCCTCTGGCCCAGCACACTCTGCGCCAGCCGCAAGCCTGCCCCCCAGCTCCCTGGGAGCCCTCCCGAGAAGACGGGACCCCACAGAAGCAGCTGGCCCAGCCCTGTCCTGCGGCTGGACCGGCAGAATGGCTGGGAAGGCCGTCCCGAGGCCTCCAACTGCCCGGCCAGCTCCTGCCCTTTCCAcgccgcctggcctggcctggcctggcctgagcGGCAGAGAGGGAGCGACGCTTGCACGGCAGCGGCagcagttcagcagcatctggagagcccAGGTGGCCGGCCCCGGGGTGGGAGGGTCGCACCACCTGCCCCAGCACATTTGCCGGGTTAATCACCACGGTTTGGGGAGACGGCCTGATCCGGTTTCTAGAAAGCCCCAGTCCAAACAGCGCGGGGTGGAAGAATAGTAAGAGGGACTTACTATTCAGTGGGCGGCTGGGAAACCCGCTCCTGGTTCCGTCCTTGGATTGTGGTCCTGCAGGGGCAAAGGGGTTTGTGCTGGGCTCCTGGGTATGTGTACGAGGAGGTGCCACGTAGAGCCACGTGACAACTGAGGTGTGGCGAAGGGGAGGACGACTGAAACACCCAGGAGCTTACAGCGACTTTTGTGAGGAGGAGGGCAAAGGAACTGACTTGAAAACTTTGCCGTTTCCTAGAAAtttcccctgcaaactgagcaaatcGGCACCTTATTATAGTGGTGAGTCTCTTgtacgtagctaggggagagtaactggccctctccatccccagcacggcatccctccagtggctgttgctggtgtctatcttacgtttcttttttaaaattgtgagctctttggggacagggagccattctatttattttttggaacttttgttataaagtggtatataaatatctgtcatattcatatttctgTAGAAATACTGTGTTTTTTTAGTGTCTTCTGTAGACTAATGCTTTCAAAATACTAAAAAATATTGCCATGGGAAAACTTGTTTTTTCATTTTTAGCCATCAGTCTTTTACTTCAGATAGAAAATGTTGGATTAGTCAAGTTGTTTGGCCTCCATACAGTCACTGTTGCTTATTATGCATTTCTAAGCAATTTCTCAACATAATAAATGGGTTTGGGGGAGTGAAAGCTACTCATCACGAAAGGCCATCATGGTTAATAGTTCTACCAGAGTCCTAAGCAATCCAGAACACACTACCCCATGTATTCACTCAAAATGTGCTGTCTTTGGGCCCCATTTTCAGGCCCCCAGCCCCATAGCGGTGGACTCTGCCTTCCTCAGAGCTCCAGGGCTCCTCGCTGCTCTACCCCAGAGGCTGCCAGGGGTGGAACCCCTCAGAGATCTCCTCATTTGCTCTACTCGGGGGGGGGAGGTATTCCCTTCCTTTTAAACAGGGATCGTTCCACTATTCCCACCACCCTCATTTTGAAAAAGttgtccccatctctgataacttctAAAAAGGGAGGTTAtggcatttcttcacccaggcttttaattggacttctagattttaacattgttttaaatttaaataacattgtttaatgttttgttttaatgcgtcctgttttactgtaaaccacccagaagcATGAGTTCTGGGCAGGATGTAAATATGTTTAGAAAAACCAACAAGAGTTTGAACCTTCTTCTCTCTGTTTCTAAATACAAGGTTGTGGTTTTTGATatcacccaccccccactccttCCACAGAGATTGTCCCACGATCCCCAACCCTGCTCATTACTCTGAGTTCCAcattcccctccccattttcacAGTAATCTTTCCACACACACCCGCCTTGACACTCTCCCTAaggtcaataggcatgtggataaaggtgatccagttgacatcgcacactt
Coding sequences within it:
- the LOC128329366 gene encoding 28S ribosomal protein S12, mitochondrial-like — encoded protein: MACAGLLRALASPLRWGAGPLLRARLPAEHPPPGSGMATLNQLHRLGRPQRPPPKPGPTAGRPQLKGVVLKTLIRKPKKPNSANRKCARVRLSTGKEATCFIPGEGHNLQEHNIVLVEGGRTQDLPGVKLKVVRGKYDCAHVQKKK
- the TMUB1 gene encoding transmembrane and ubiquitin-like domain-containing protein 1; the protein is MALIEGVGDEVTILFGLLAVLAVLVLAWFSTHTRERGADPLLATASPPRAAGQLRAEALREDRAAAAPVSGVRQVKEEGEPAGGAGGPGGLSGDLRHRTSPSSPQQPFPPPEGPSAESSPTDNTIVLRLKFLNDTERLARTRPEDTVGALKRAHFPGQEQLVRLIYQGQLLRDDSQTLAALHLTHNSVLHCHVSQHRSPPVPAGGPHGTAAHTDAAHAALNVGSLMVPLFVLMLGALWYFQLQYRHVFTATATTCLAGLTLVFSFVAFTVYRR